One Natrinema halophilum genomic window carries:
- a CDS encoding VWA domain-containing protein has protein sequence MVANAGGKKLSSLPFPAIVGQEELKRVLLATASNDELDGALVVGEKGTAKSTAVRALVDLLPEQRVVADCPYGCSPNDVDLQCEECRRRDPDELPVETRSVPLVTLPLGATRDRIVGTLSIEDALAGDADFDPGLLARANRGILYVDEVNLLDDHLVDVLLDAAASGINTVERDGISVSHPADVTLIGTMNPEEGDLRPQLRDRFALQATVEGCREIDDRVEIIDRALEGEGSNDPASKTEYADDVEALRRDLIAARDRLPSVDLPAEFKAEIASICLEAGVDGHRGDVATARTALSLAALDGRETVIESDVREAVTYALPHRLRSTPFEDEPDLDDVLEDRFDESLADEGEGDGGSNGDDETSGDEDGQTKSDSGAGECDYEKHRDDGTDGDSDDSIDGSGSDSDGFGSDSSSGDDGNGSGSKRQSEDGGRPTSASQSSASVGDGGGDDSSRRESDESHDDTEDETARPVVPGQQRAGIGEARPPNLEPPAADRSERTISGSRANVEPSVDNRGARVRTEPASEDGPIDAAASVRSAAARGESRVRTDDLRQSVRTGKTSVTIVFTVDASASMRPAMRTAKGVVLELLRDSYERRDQVAFVTFAGEEAEVLLPPTDSVSLAARHLKELPSGDRTPLPAGLETSRRVLERADTDTAVVVLVTDGRANVADGSPTADTRAAARALAKRGARVIVVDAGGDSRAGLSELVARETEGELVDLSALSAETIRDAADRATTDANR, from the coding sequence ATGGTTGCAAACGCCGGGGGCAAAAAGCTATCGTCACTCCCGTTTCCGGCGATCGTCGGACAGGAGGAGCTAAAGCGCGTGTTGCTCGCCACAGCGTCGAACGACGAGCTCGACGGAGCTCTCGTCGTCGGAGAGAAAGGCACTGCCAAGTCGACCGCCGTTCGGGCGCTCGTCGATCTTCTGCCCGAACAGCGGGTCGTCGCAGACTGCCCGTACGGCTGTTCGCCGAACGACGTCGACTTGCAGTGTGAGGAGTGCCGTCGGCGTGACCCGGACGAACTACCGGTCGAGACCCGATCAGTGCCCCTCGTCACCTTGCCACTCGGCGCGACCCGCGATCGAATCGTCGGAACCCTTTCGATCGAGGACGCGCTGGCGGGCGACGCAGACTTCGACCCCGGTCTATTGGCCCGCGCGAACAGGGGTATCCTCTACGTCGACGAGGTCAACCTGCTGGACGACCACCTTGTCGACGTCCTCCTCGACGCCGCAGCGAGCGGGATCAACACCGTCGAGCGCGACGGAATCAGCGTCTCTCACCCTGCAGACGTCACGTTGATCGGGACGATGAACCCCGAAGAAGGCGATTTGCGCCCGCAACTTCGCGACCGCTTTGCCCTGCAGGCCACCGTCGAAGGGTGTCGCGAAATCGACGACCGCGTCGAAATCATCGATCGAGCGCTCGAGGGAGAGGGCAGTAACGATCCGGCGTCCAAAACGGAGTACGCCGACGACGTCGAGGCGCTTCGCCGCGACCTGATTGCGGCTCGAGACCGCCTCCCGTCCGTCGACCTGCCGGCGGAATTCAAAGCCGAGATCGCCAGCATCTGTCTCGAGGCCGGCGTCGACGGTCACCGCGGCGACGTGGCGACGGCACGAACAGCGCTGTCGCTGGCCGCGCTCGACGGACGAGAGACCGTCATCGAATCCGATGTCCGCGAGGCTGTGACGTACGCACTCCCCCATCGTCTCCGAAGCACGCCGTTCGAGGACGAACCGGACCTCGACGACGTGCTCGAGGATCGATTCGACGAGAGCCTCGCGGACGAAGGCGAGGGGGACGGCGGGTCCAACGGAGACGACGAGACGAGCGGAGACGAAGACGGCCAGACGAAATCGGACTCCGGTGCCGGCGAATGCGATTACGAGAAACACAGGGACGACGGAACCGACGGAGATAGCGACGACTCGATCGACGGTAGCGGTTCCGATTCTGACGGCTTCGGCAGCGATTCCAGCTCCGGCGATGACGGCAACGGGTCCGGTTCCAAACGGCAGTCGGAAGACGGCGGTCGACCGACGTCTGCGAGCCAGTCATCCGCGTCGGTCGGCGACGGAGGGGGCGACGATTCGAGCCGACGCGAGTCGGACGAGTCGCACGACGACACGGAGGACGAAACCGCTCGGCCGGTAGTCCCCGGCCAGCAGCGGGCCGGAATCGGCGAGGCACGGCCGCCGAATCTGGAGCCACCGGCCGCGGACCGGAGTGAGCGCACCATATCGGGTTCGCGCGCGAACGTCGAACCGAGCGTCGACAACCGGGGCGCACGCGTCCGTACCGAACCCGCATCGGAAGACGGGCCGATCGACGCCGCAGCGTCGGTGCGTTCGGCCGCCGCTCGAGGCGAATCTCGTGTCCGGACGGACGATCTCCGTCAGTCAGTTCGAACGGGAAAAACGTCGGTTACGATCGTCTTCACCGTCGACGCCAGCGCCTCCATGCGGCCGGCGATGCGGACCGCGAAGGGTGTCGTCCTCGAGTTACTACGCGATAGTTACGAACGGCGCGATCAGGTCGCCTTCGTCACCTTCGCCGGTGAAGAAGCCGAGGTATTGCTCCCGCCGACCGACAGCGTCTCGCTCGCCGCCCGACATCTCAAGGAGCTGCCGTCGGGCGATCGAACCCCGCTCCCGGCCGGTCTCGAGACGTCGCGGCGAGTTCTCGAACGAGCCGACACCGATACGGCGGTGGTCGTTCTCGTGACCGACGGCCGAGCGAACGTCGCGGACGGCAGTCCGACGGCTGACACACGAGCGGCCGCGAGAGCGCTCGCGAAGCGCGGTGCTCGAGTCATCGTCGTCGACGCCGGCGGGGATTCTCGAGCCGGCCTCTCCGAACTGGTCGCGCGCGAAACCGAGGGCGAACTGGTCGATCTCTCCGCGCTGTCGGCTGAGACGATACGAGACGCTGCCGACCGCGCGACCACCGATGCGAACCGGTAG
- the cobN gene encoding cobaltochelatase subunit CobN encodes MTRIGIYTATENELGSIGRAAERLEDVELVVRSESDLEDEADVEEFVDALTDATAAIFWLHGAEDSMPGYEYATAALEEAGVPLIVKATGDAFAIEDTTVSTAHRDEVYDYLDRGGTINTANLCRFLASEYEGRDLEYDGPTELPTEGVYHPDHPGIEYEDLLATHDPERPTVAIWFYESHWTHENTRYVDAQVRALEEHGANALPIFCNPATDTEEQEDAEWVTDNWLLDDADRPIVDAVLSSFMFSLSMDERGRSADDEGSGAEDVFLDRLGVPVLQTITTMRSRSRYESSHTGVMGFELALSVALPEFDGNVITHPISGKERTNDEAGIGSAPKHHFPIEDRIDHATRLAVNWAELRHTPNEDKRVTVVLHNYPPSDDGIGTAFGLDSPESTVNLLEELDERGYDVGEDMPDSGQSLVEKLTAQLTLDDRWVAPEDVRELSVDVVSPDTYADWFSEADERFQENIVEEWGDVPDRPFAIPGVEFGNVLVTVQPPRGFGMDPSKVYHDSDLQPPHDYDAFYGWLRNTFETDAVVHLGTHGSLEWLPGKTVGLNGESAPDQLLDDIPNVYPYIVNNPGEGTQAKRRSYAAIVDYLTPVMRNAGTYDALSELEELANQYREAGMEDARADDGEHLETLIREKIDELDLAVELGITGTIDEKADVRGPEDAGSTLADGHVDGDDLAIDELVDRVHEYLTDVKTTQIRLGLHTMSEPPVGDRLVEYLVALTRLENPGAPSLRESVAGALGVDYETMLESPGEYDEALGMTYAEAADEVYETSVDLIETLAEHGFDVPASERGAGPDDDVNMNLLVVGLETIGDGRAKPGAHDDLRDVLAFICEEAQPRVQGSEAEIPRTADALSGEYVPPGGSGAPTRGGVDLLPTGRNFYTLDPRKVPAKAAWQVGSDVAEGVLERHHDENGEYPEEIGVVVWGTPTVRTRGETIAQVLAMMGVEPQWTDAGRIDDVEPIPLEELDRPRVDVTTRVSGLFRDAFPAAAGVVHDAVDAVVDLDEPHEMNYVKKHVEEERAELETEEGLDEKSARKAAKHRVFTTRPGGYGAGTNKAVDEGNWDDRSDLAEVYVQWGGYAMGSRGRVSDAHEAFERHLSSVDATVKIEDTMEQDEFDSSDWYAFHGGFISAVSEISGEEPASYVGDSSDPDNVSVYTNEEKVRKAMRSRVLNPDWLESMEEHGYKGAGDLSTTVDVTLGWDATAGVVSDALWEEVAEKYALDDDRQEWMREVNPWALESITDTLLEAIERGLWNADDGMGDRLRDLNLEIDGDLEARTTTDAVEVTNDD; translated from the coding sequence ATGACACGCATCGGTATTTACACCGCGACGGAGAACGAACTCGGCTCGATCGGCCGGGCTGCCGAGCGCCTCGAGGATGTCGAACTGGTCGTTCGCTCGGAGAGCGACCTCGAGGACGAAGCCGACGTCGAGGAGTTCGTCGACGCATTGACCGACGCCACGGCAGCGATTTTCTGGCTGCACGGGGCCGAAGACAGCATGCCGGGGTACGAATATGCGACGGCTGCGCTCGAGGAGGCGGGCGTCCCGCTGATCGTCAAGGCGACCGGCGACGCCTTCGCCATCGAGGATACGACGGTTTCGACAGCGCATCGGGACGAGGTCTACGACTACCTCGACAGGGGTGGCACGATCAACACTGCAAACCTTTGCCGTTTCCTCGCGTCCGAGTACGAGGGCCGGGACCTCGAGTACGACGGTCCGACCGAACTCCCAACTGAGGGCGTCTACCACCCCGACCATCCAGGAATCGAGTACGAAGACCTGCTCGCGACCCACGATCCCGAAAGACCGACGGTGGCGATCTGGTTCTACGAGTCCCACTGGACCCACGAAAACACCCGGTACGTGGACGCGCAAGTTCGGGCCCTCGAAGAGCATGGGGCAAACGCCCTGCCGATCTTCTGCAATCCGGCGACGGACACGGAAGAGCAAGAAGACGCCGAGTGGGTAACGGACAACTGGCTCTTGGATGACGCCGACCGGCCCATCGTCGACGCCGTGCTCTCCTCGTTCATGTTTTCTCTCTCGATGGACGAACGCGGTCGCAGTGCCGACGACGAAGGCTCGGGCGCCGAAGACGTCTTCCTCGACCGCCTCGGGGTACCGGTCTTGCAAACGATCACGACGATGCGGTCGCGGTCGCGCTACGAGTCCAGTCACACGGGCGTGATGGGCTTCGAACTCGCGCTCTCCGTAGCGCTCCCGGAGTTCGACGGGAACGTCATCACCCACCCGATTTCGGGCAAGGAACGCACCAACGACGAGGCCGGCATCGGTTCCGCGCCGAAACACCACTTCCCGATCGAAGACCGGATCGACCACGCGACCCGACTGGCGGTCAACTGGGCCGAACTCCGGCACACCCCCAACGAGGACAAACGGGTCACCGTCGTCCTCCACAACTACCCGCCGAGCGACGACGGGATCGGAACCGCGTTCGGCCTCGACAGTCCCGAGTCGACAGTGAACCTGCTCGAGGAACTCGACGAGCGCGGCTACGATGTGGGTGAGGACATGCCCGATAGCGGACAGTCGCTGGTGGAGAAGTTGACCGCACAGCTCACGCTCGATGACCGCTGGGTCGCACCGGAGGACGTCCGGGAGCTGTCGGTCGACGTGGTTTCGCCGGACACCTATGCAGACTGGTTCAGTGAGGCCGACGAGCGCTTCCAGGAGAACATCGTCGAGGAGTGGGGTGACGTTCCTGACCGCCCGTTCGCGATTCCGGGGGTCGAGTTCGGTAACGTCCTCGTGACGGTTCAACCGCCCCGCGGATTCGGCATGGATCCGTCGAAAGTCTACCACGACTCAGACCTCCAGCCGCCACACGACTATGACGCGTTCTACGGCTGGCTCCGGAACACGTTCGAGACCGACGCGGTCGTCCACCTCGGGACTCACGGCAGCCTCGAGTGGCTCCCCGGCAAGACAGTCGGGCTGAACGGCGAGAGCGCGCCCGACCAGCTACTCGACGACATACCGAACGTCTATCCGTATATCGTGAACAACCCCGGGGAGGGAACGCAGGCCAAGCGACGGTCCTACGCGGCTATCGTCGACTATCTCACGCCCGTCATGCGGAACGCGGGTACCTACGACGCACTCTCGGAACTCGAGGAACTCGCAAACCAGTACCGCGAGGCAGGCATGGAAGATGCGCGCGCCGACGACGGCGAGCACCTCGAGACCCTGATCCGGGAGAAAATCGACGAACTCGATCTCGCTGTCGAACTCGGGATCACGGGTACTATCGACGAAAAAGCCGACGTACGTGGCCCCGAGGATGCCGGATCGACGCTCGCGGACGGTCACGTGGACGGAGACGATCTTGCGATCGACGAACTCGTCGATCGCGTCCACGAGTACCTCACGGACGTGAAGACGACGCAGATTCGGCTCGGATTGCACACGATGTCCGAGCCGCCCGTCGGTGATCGACTCGTCGAGTATCTCGTCGCGCTTACGCGACTCGAGAACCCCGGTGCCCCGAGCCTGCGCGAGAGCGTGGCCGGCGCGCTCGGTGTGGACTACGAGACGATGCTCGAGTCGCCGGGCGAGTACGACGAGGCCCTCGGGATGACCTACGCCGAAGCCGCCGACGAGGTCTACGAGACCAGCGTCGACCTGATCGAGACGCTCGCCGAGCACGGTTTCGACGTCCCCGCATCGGAGCGCGGAGCCGGTCCGGACGACGACGTGAACATGAACCTGCTCGTGGTCGGTCTCGAGACGATCGGCGACGGGCGGGCGAAGCCGGGAGCACACGACGACCTGCGCGACGTTCTCGCATTCATCTGTGAGGAGGCTCAGCCGCGGGTCCAGGGCTCGGAAGCGGAAATCCCAAGAACTGCGGATGCCCTTTCGGGGGAGTACGTCCCGCCGGGTGGGTCCGGTGCACCGACTCGCGGCGGCGTCGACCTGCTTCCGACGGGGCGAAACTTCTACACGCTCGATCCGCGCAAGGTGCCCGCGAAGGCCGCCTGGCAAGTCGGGAGCGACGTCGCGGAGGGGGTCCTCGAGCGCCACCACGACGAAAACGGCGAGTACCCCGAGGAGATCGGCGTCGTCGTGTGGGGGACTCCCACCGTTCGAACCCGCGGCGAGACCATCGCCCAGGTACTCGCGATGATGGGCGTCGAACCGCAGTGGACTGACGCCGGGCGAATCGACGACGTGGAACCGATCCCGCTCGAAGAACTCGATCGGCCTCGAGTCGACGTGACGACGCGCGTCTCCGGTCTTTTCCGGGACGCGTTCCCGGCGGCGGCAGGGGTCGTCCACGACGCCGTCGACGCCGTCGTCGATCTCGACGAACCCCACGAGATGAACTACGTGAAGAAACACGTCGAGGAAGAGCGGGCCGAACTCGAAACGGAGGAGGGACTCGACGAGAAGTCGGCCCGAAAAGCCGCGAAGCACCGCGTCTTCACGACCCGACCCGGCGGCTACGGTGCCGGGACGAACAAGGCCGTCGACGAGGGCAACTGGGACGATCGCTCGGACCTCGCCGAGGTGTACGTCCAATGGGGCGGCTACGCCATGGGTTCGAGAGGGCGCGTCTCGGACGCTCACGAGGCTTTCGAGCGCCATCTCTCGAGCGTCGACGCGACGGTCAAGATCGAGGACACGATGGAGCAAGACGAGTTCGACTCGTCGGACTGGTATGCGTTCCACGGTGGCTTCATTTCGGCCGTCTCGGAAATCTCGGGCGAGGAGCCAGCCTCCTACGTCGGCGACTCCTCGGACCCGGACAACGTCTCGGTCTACACGAACGAAGAGAAGGTCCGGAAGGCCATGCGTTCGCGGGTCCTCAACCCCGACTGGCTCGAGTCCATGGAGGAACACGGCTACAAAGGCGCCGGTGATCTCTCGACGACCGTGGACGTCACGCTCGGGTGGGACGCGACCGCCGGCGTCGTTAGTGACGCCCTCTGGGAGGAGGTGGCCGAAAAGTACGCACTCGACGACGATCGCCAGGAGTGGATGCGCGAGGTGAACCCGTGGGCGCTCGAGTCGATCACGGACACCTTGCTCGAGGCGATCGAGCGGGGCCTCTGGAACGCCGACGACGGGATGGGCGATCGCCTCCGAGATCTCAATCTTGAGATCGACGGCGACCTCGAGGCACGGACGACTACTGACGCAGTTGAGGTGACGAACGATGACTGA
- a CDS encoding precorrin-8X methylmutase, translating to MSDSQDFEAEYADLGATTRNAMDIAETSMDIVRQFVPDETLADRIRQKSVHSMGDIEFQHLIEFTGSDALGDDEDAPVRAGARAVLDETTIVTDITMSRAGITGRGHNCEKRKAIGNGAKLANETGMTRTAASVLELDKRDVYDGAIATIGNAPTAAFALADCIEDGTRPAAIVATPVGFVKAEESRKRIREVSKAYDIPAITNVGRRGGSGLAAALTNELIHVATDVRTDDLELDLTAVERASSEDE from the coding sequence ATGAGCGATAGTCAGGACTTCGAAGCCGAGTACGCCGATCTGGGCGCGACGACGCGCAACGCAATGGACATCGCCGAAACGAGCATGGACATCGTCCGGCAGTTCGTGCCGGACGAGACGCTGGCTGACCGAATCCGGCAGAAGTCGGTCCACTCGATGGGCGACATCGAGTTCCAGCACCTGATCGAGTTCACCGGCAGCGACGCGCTCGGCGACGACGAGGACGCACCGGTCCGTGCCGGCGCCCGAGCCGTCCTCGACGAGACGACCATCGTGACCGACATCACGATGTCCAGGGCCGGGATCACCGGCCGCGGCCACAACTGCGAGAAGCGAAAGGCGATCGGCAACGGTGCCAAGCTGGCAAACGAGACCGGGATGACCCGGACCGCGGCATCGGTGCTCGAACTCGACAAGCGAGACGTTTACGACGGCGCCATCGCCACGATCGGGAACGCGCCGACGGCCGCGTTCGCGCTAGCGGACTGCATCGAGGACGGGACCCGGCCGGCCGCTATCGTCGCGACCCCGGTCGGCTTCGTCAAAGCCGAAGAGAGCCGCAAGCGCATCCGCGAGGTCAGCAAGGCGTACGATATCCCGGCGATCACGAACGTCGGCCGACGCGGCGGGAGCGGCCTCGCCGCCGCCCTGACGAACGAATTGATCCACGTCGCGACGGACGTCCGAACGGACGACCTCGAATTGGATCTCACGGCCGTCGAACGGGCATCGTCGGAGGACGAATGA
- a CDS encoding cobalt-precorrin-7 (C(5))-methyltransferase: MTDEYDLESGPDPATFAAAAAEPDSDEEAVRSVYAVGVGPGNPEYLTPRGERAIREADVVVGFTTVMEFIEGQTDADLLTCGYSDEAEALEEFAERVAAGESGTAVAMGDPNHSGYQFVGKVQKALEREAPEISVRIVPGISSLQVAASRARTPMEDTEFVTLHKSGDLGADLDRLAAAADDRHLLVLPRPYDRMPGDIAAFLLEQGTEPTLETLVLEKLTHEDEAVHRFTLAGLSEHAGGNGRDDTPFSDLVVLVIRQPV, from the coding sequence ATGACCGACGAGTACGACCTCGAGAGCGGGCCGGACCCGGCGACGTTTGCCGCGGCAGCGGCGGAGCCGGACAGCGACGAGGAGGCGGTTAGATCCGTCTACGCCGTCGGCGTCGGCCCGGGAAATCCGGAGTATCTCACCCCGCGGGGCGAGCGAGCGATCCGCGAAGCAGATGTCGTCGTCGGCTTTACGACCGTCATGGAGTTCATCGAGGGCCAGACTGATGCGGATCTGCTGACCTGCGGCTACAGCGACGAGGCCGAGGCGCTCGAGGAGTTCGCGGAGCGCGTAGCCGCTGGCGAATCCGGGACCGCCGTCGCAATGGGCGATCCGAACCACTCGGGGTACCAGTTCGTCGGCAAGGTACAGAAAGCCCTCGAGCGCGAGGCTCCCGAAATCTCGGTTCGTATCGTCCCCGGCATCTCGTCGCTGCAGGTGGCCGCGAGCCGCGCCCGAACGCCGATGGAAGACACCGAGTTCGTCACGCTGCACAAGAGCGGCGACCTCGGGGCCGATCTGGATCGGCTCGCAGCCGCGGCGGACGACCGCCACCTGCTCGTGCTCCCGCGGCCCTACGACCGAATGCCCGGCGACATCGCCGCCTTCCTGCTCGAGCAGGGCACAGAACCGACGCTGGAGACGCTCGTGCTCGAGAAGCTGACACACGAGGACGAAGCGGTCCATCGATTTACGCTCGCGGGACTGTCGGAGCACGCAGGCGGGAACGGCAGAGACGACACACCGTTTTCCGACCTGGTCGTGCTCGTGATTCGACAGCCGGTATAG
- a CDS encoding cobyrinic acid a,c-diamide synthase, translated as MKGFVVGGVSSGVGKTIATLSILRALEAAGYAVQPAKAGPDFIDPSHHEAIAGRPSRTLDCWLEGESGLRRNYRRGEGDICVVEGVMGLYDGDGSSTAMVAEALELPVVLVVDASAGMESVAATALGFREYADSIGRDVDVAGIVAQRAHGGRHEQGVCDALPDDLEYFGRIPPSSDLEIPDRHLGLEMGTEATLPTDALQTAAESLRTERLAAVASEPPAPDTPVKAADSVDATIAVASDAAFCFRYPASLERIDERAELVTFSPTAGDSVPDCEGIYLPGGYPELHAAELESAGTLAEIGDLAADGMPILGECGGLMAMSRSLTTAEGERSEMAGIFPADVTMHDRYQALDHVELEALEGTLTASAGETIRGHEFHYSSADADADARFAFETLRGDGIDGAHDGLVEHESLGTYAHVHPESGAFDQFLERLER; from the coding sequence ATGAAGGGGTTCGTCGTCGGCGGTGTCAGTTCCGGCGTCGGAAAAACGATCGCAACGCTGTCGATTCTTCGGGCGCTGGAAGCGGCCGGGTATGCGGTTCAACCCGCGAAGGCGGGCCCCGACTTCATCGATCCGAGCCATCACGAAGCGATCGCTGGCCGCCCGTCCCGCACGCTCGATTGCTGGCTCGAGGGTGAAAGCGGTCTCCGGCGGAACTATCGCCGCGGGGAGGGCGATATCTGCGTCGTCGAGGGCGTCATGGGCCTGTACGACGGCGACGGTTCGAGCACCGCGATGGTCGCGGAAGCCCTCGAGTTGCCCGTCGTCCTCGTGGTCGACGCCAGCGCGGGTATGGAGAGCGTCGCGGCAACTGCGCTGGGATTCCGCGAATACGCCGATTCGATCGGTCGCGACGTCGACGTCGCCGGCATCGTCGCCCAGCGCGCCCATGGCGGCCGCCACGAGCAGGGGGTCTGCGACGCCCTGCCCGACGACCTCGAGTACTTCGGCCGGATACCGCCTTCGAGCGACCTCGAAATCCCGGACCGCCACCTCGGTCTCGAGATGGGCACGGAAGCGACGCTGCCGACGGATGCGCTGCAGACGGCTGCGGAATCGCTGCGAACCGAGCGTCTGGCTGCCGTCGCGAGCGAACCGCCCGCTCCCGATACGCCGGTTAAAGCCGCGGATTCAGTCGACGCGACGATCGCTGTCGCGAGCGATGCGGCGTTCTGTTTCCGGTATCCGGCGAGTCTGGAACGGATCGACGAGCGTGCCGAGCTGGTGACGTTCTCGCCGACTGCAGGTGATTCCGTCCCGGACTGTGAGGGGATCTACTTGCCTGGTGGCTACCCCGAACTCCACGCCGCCGAACTCGAGTCGGCCGGCACCCTCGCGGAGATCGGCGATCTGGCCGCCGACGGGATGCCCATCCTCGGCGAGTGCGGCGGATTGATGGCCATGAGCCGATCGCTAACCACCGCCGAGGGCGAGCGCAGCGAGATGGCTGGCATCTTCCCGGCGGACGTGACCATGCACGACCGGTATCAGGCGCTGGATCACGTCGAACTCGAGGCGCTCGAGGGGACTCTGACCGCGAGCGCCGGCGAGACGATTCGGGGCCACGAGTTCCACTACTCGAGCGCCGACGCCGACGCCGACGCTCGCTTCGCCTTCGAGACGCTGCGCGGCGACGGTATCGACGGCGCTCACGACGGGCTAGTCGAGCACGAGTCGCTTGGCACCTATGCCCACGTCCACCCCGAAAGCGGGGCGTTCGATCAGTTCCTCGAGCGACTGGAGCGATAA